Proteins encoded in a region of the Scyliorhinus torazame isolate Kashiwa2021f chromosome 1, sScyTor2.1, whole genome shotgun sequence genome:
- the cep68 gene encoding centrosomal protein of 68 kDa isoform X3 — protein sequence MSSQFQRPQQGADMQELNKRYSYPHSGCSSRGILSESGSDNVTYSLPRESLQSSYPEYQPKSSLPSVSQAYDPGGRFDLKMTRFNVSSPRTLKKPEVERANNPRCLSTPKYSTCLDTSTFSQCVPKQKATISSQDLSFNKYQSLDQNFNGCLASTVSNHKALYKKEMQPYLSEYWTPSHTDIFRPFRDRMSPDWDPDEEYQALLDFTYPLRPGHFTPKDYLEDDDLSSDSCLKDSGIMDDSSLPSLSSTLITNNTLPAHQSGPSNTANPAWGQSSHREDNNVDSPHHSSSPLHMYRQPSNWTSHPNYKAGMLTRVFVEGPSTNRMQLSEGSINHAMPADFTMATSVVDSSLLSRNSNEESSNLLISAKDPAGFVLTTQILPLNKQWESDEEFLTLPYKLNELKVLAQQLDGLSIHLDNQSALTTNEKGGIVKPREDMAIHSGSSDDSLIDQSHSTAVAQLSWQLESSPRNAPNDLRREDIINDIKKANDFIEKLGRCPGSQLISNEPVEQVSEEQKNDSLLAHIQNFSSKLEEMIQWLYEVAETTDNWMPPQPRMDSIKTSLDKCMAFRNDIKEHRGLTETVLKSGEHLLKSMTTTTPDSRDGSML from the exons GGAGCTGATATGCAGGAGCTGAATAAAAGATATTCCTACCCACATTCTGGATGTTCATCGAGAGGGATACTGTCAGAAAGTGGGAGTGACAATGTGACCTACTCTTTGCCACGTGAATCCTTACAGTCTTCATACCCTGAATATCAGCCAAAATCTTCATTACCGTCAGTTTCTCAAGCGTATGATCCAGGTGGTAGATTTGATCTGAAAATGACCAGATTCAATGTTTCATCACCGAGAACACTAAAGAAACCTGAGGTTGAAAGAGCAAACAATCCGAGATGTCTCTCCACTCCGAAGTACAGTACTTGTCTAGATACATCCACTTTCTCTCAATGTGTACCAAAACAAAAAGCCACGATTAGCTCTCAAGATTTAAGCTTCAACAAATATCAGTCATTAGACCAAAATTTTAATGGGTGTCTTGCCTCTACCGTCTCCAACCATAAAGCTCTGTACAAGAAAGAGATGCAACCCTACTTATCAGAATACTGGACACCAAGCCACACTGATATTTTCAGGCCATTTAGGGACAGGATGTCACCTGATTGGGACCCTGATGAGGAATACCAAGCTCTGCTTGATTTTACGTATCCCTTAAGACCAGGGCATTTCACCCCCAAGGACTATTTAGAAGATGATGATTTGTCCTCTGACTCGTGTTTGAAGGATTCGGGCATCATGGATGACAGTTCTTTGCCCTCTCTGTCAAGTACATTAATAACAAACAATACATTGCCTGCTCACCAATCTGGTCCTAGCAACACTGCTAACCCTGCCTGGGGCCAGAGCAGCCACAGGGAGGATAATAATGTGGACTCTCCTCATCATTCCTCGAGTCCTTTACATATGTACAGGCAGCCATCCAATTGGACTTCTCATCCAAACTATAAAGCTGGCATGTTGACAAGAGTCTTTGTGGAAGGTCCTTCGACTAATAGAATGCAACTTTCAGAGGGTTCCATTAACCATGCAATGCCAGCTGATTTCACCATGGCCACTTCAGTTGTTGACTCCAGTCTTCTATCAAGGAACTCAAATGAAGAATCTTCCAATCTGTTAATCTCTGCAAAAGACCCTGCAGGTTTCGTACTAACAACACAAATCCTTCCCTTAAATAAGCAGTGGGAGAGCGATGAGGAGTTCCTAACTCTCCCATACAAGCTGAATGAATTGAAAGTCTTGGCTCAGCAATTGGACGGCCTCTCGATCCACTTGGATAACCAGTCAGCTTTGACAACCAACGAAAAAGGAGGGATTGTAAAGCCAAGAGAGGACATGGCCATTCACAGTGGCAGCTCTGACGATAGCCTTATTGACCAGAGCCACAGTACTGCAGTTGCCCAGTTAAGTTGGCAGTTGGAAAGTAGTCCTAGAAATGCACCCAACGATCTGAGGCGCGAAGATATAATCAATGATATAAAAAAGGCCAATGACTTTATTGAAAAGCTAGGCAGGTGTCCTGGTTCTCAACTGATATCCAATGAACCAGTGGAACAAGTATCTGAGGAGCAGAAGAATGATAGTCTCCTGGCTCACATTCAG AACTTCAGTTCTAAACTTGAAGAGATGATCCAATGGTTGTACGAGGTTGCTGAAACCACAGATAACTGGATGCCACCACAGCCCCGGATGGACAGTATCAAGACATCCCTGGATAAATGCATG GCTTTTAGGAATGATATTAAGGAACACAGAGGGCTGACTGAAACTGTATTAAAATCTGGAGAACACCTGCTCAAGTCAATGACCACCACCACCCCAG ACTCCAGAGATGGCAGCATGCTTTGA
- the cep68 gene encoding centrosomal protein of 68 kDa isoform X1 — translation MSSQFQRPQQGADMQELNKRYSYPHSGCSSRGILSESGSDNVTYSLPRESLQSSYPEYQPKSSLPSVSQAYDPGGRFDLKMTRFNVSSPRTLKKPEVERANNPRCLSTPKYSTCLDTSTFSQCVPKQKATISSQDLSFNKYQSLDQNFNGCLASTVSNHKALYKKEMQPYLSEYWTPSHTDIFRPFRDRMSPDWDPDEEYQALLDFTYPLRPGHFTPKDYLEDDDLSSDSCLKDSGIMDDSSLPSLSSTLITNNTLPAHQSGPSNTANPAWGQSSHREDNNVDSPHHSSSPLHMYRQPSNWTSHPNYKAGMLTRVFVEGPSTNRMQLSEGSINHAMPADFTMATSVVDSSLLSRNSNEESSNLLISAKDPAGFVLTTQILPLNKQWESDEEFLTLPYKLNELKVLAQQLDGLSIHLDNQSALTTNEKGGIVKPREDMAIHSGSSDDSLIDQSHSTAVAQLSWQLESSPRNAPNDLRREDIINDIKKANDFIEKLGRCPGSQLISNEPVEQVSEEQKNDSLLAHIQNFSSKLEEMIQWLYEVAETTDNWMPPQPRMDSIKTSLDKCMAFRNDIKEHRGLTETVLKSGEHLLKSMTTTTPVLKETLELIARQSKALNGHAAHLYLSVLTAMNIVKGDLEPKHQEFETAGFKGHSVLTPEMAACFEEHGASNHMNLDHPL, via the exons GGAGCTGATATGCAGGAGCTGAATAAAAGATATTCCTACCCACATTCTGGATGTTCATCGAGAGGGATACTGTCAGAAAGTGGGAGTGACAATGTGACCTACTCTTTGCCACGTGAATCCTTACAGTCTTCATACCCTGAATATCAGCCAAAATCTTCATTACCGTCAGTTTCTCAAGCGTATGATCCAGGTGGTAGATTTGATCTGAAAATGACCAGATTCAATGTTTCATCACCGAGAACACTAAAGAAACCTGAGGTTGAAAGAGCAAACAATCCGAGATGTCTCTCCACTCCGAAGTACAGTACTTGTCTAGATACATCCACTTTCTCTCAATGTGTACCAAAACAAAAAGCCACGATTAGCTCTCAAGATTTAAGCTTCAACAAATATCAGTCATTAGACCAAAATTTTAATGGGTGTCTTGCCTCTACCGTCTCCAACCATAAAGCTCTGTACAAGAAAGAGATGCAACCCTACTTATCAGAATACTGGACACCAAGCCACACTGATATTTTCAGGCCATTTAGGGACAGGATGTCACCTGATTGGGACCCTGATGAGGAATACCAAGCTCTGCTTGATTTTACGTATCCCTTAAGACCAGGGCATTTCACCCCCAAGGACTATTTAGAAGATGATGATTTGTCCTCTGACTCGTGTTTGAAGGATTCGGGCATCATGGATGACAGTTCTTTGCCCTCTCTGTCAAGTACATTAATAACAAACAATACATTGCCTGCTCACCAATCTGGTCCTAGCAACACTGCTAACCCTGCCTGGGGCCAGAGCAGCCACAGGGAGGATAATAATGTGGACTCTCCTCATCATTCCTCGAGTCCTTTACATATGTACAGGCAGCCATCCAATTGGACTTCTCATCCAAACTATAAAGCTGGCATGTTGACAAGAGTCTTTGTGGAAGGTCCTTCGACTAATAGAATGCAACTTTCAGAGGGTTCCATTAACCATGCAATGCCAGCTGATTTCACCATGGCCACTTCAGTTGTTGACTCCAGTCTTCTATCAAGGAACTCAAATGAAGAATCTTCCAATCTGTTAATCTCTGCAAAAGACCCTGCAGGTTTCGTACTAACAACACAAATCCTTCCCTTAAATAAGCAGTGGGAGAGCGATGAGGAGTTCCTAACTCTCCCATACAAGCTGAATGAATTGAAAGTCTTGGCTCAGCAATTGGACGGCCTCTCGATCCACTTGGATAACCAGTCAGCTTTGACAACCAACGAAAAAGGAGGGATTGTAAAGCCAAGAGAGGACATGGCCATTCACAGTGGCAGCTCTGACGATAGCCTTATTGACCAGAGCCACAGTACTGCAGTTGCCCAGTTAAGTTGGCAGTTGGAAAGTAGTCCTAGAAATGCACCCAACGATCTGAGGCGCGAAGATATAATCAATGATATAAAAAAGGCCAATGACTTTATTGAAAAGCTAGGCAGGTGTCCTGGTTCTCAACTGATATCCAATGAACCAGTGGAACAAGTATCTGAGGAGCAGAAGAATGATAGTCTCCTGGCTCACATTCAG AACTTCAGTTCTAAACTTGAAGAGATGATCCAATGGTTGTACGAGGTTGCTGAAACCACAGATAACTGGATGCCACCACAGCCCCGGATGGACAGTATCAAGACATCCCTGGATAAATGCATG GCTTTTAGGAATGATATTAAGGAACACAGAGGGCTGACTGAAACTGTATTAAAATCTGGAGAACACCTGCTCAAGTCAATGACCACCACCACCCCAG TTCTCAAGGAGACACTCGAATTGATAGCAAGACAATCCAAGGCACTGAATGGGCATGCTGCACACCTGTACTTATCAGTTCTTACAGCTATGAATATAGTTAAAGGTGATCTGGAGCCAAAGCatcaggaatttgaaactgctggtTTCAAAGGGCACTCCGTACTG ACTCCAGAGATGGCAGCATGCTTTGAGGAACATGGTGCATCAAACCACATGAACTTGGATCATCCTCTATAA
- the cep68 gene encoding centrosomal protein of 68 kDa isoform X2 → MSSQFQRPQQGADMQELNKRYSYPHSGCSSRGILSESGSDNVTYSLPRESLQSSYPEYQPKSSLPSVSQAYDPGGRFDLKMTRFNVSSPRTLKKPEVERANNPRCLSTPKYSTCLDTSTFSQCVPKQKATISSQDLSFNKYQSLDQNFNGCLASTVSNHKALYKKEMQPYLSEYWTPSHTDIFRPFRDRMSPDWDPDEEYQALLDFTYPLRPGHFTPKDYLEDDDLSSDSCLKDSGIMDDSSLPSLSSTLITNNTLPAHQSGPSNTANPAWGQSSHREDNNVDSPHHSSSPLHMYRQPSNWTSHPNYKAGMLTRVFVEGPSTNRMQLSEGSINHAMPADFTMATSVVDSSLLSRNSNEESSNLLISAKDPAGFVLTTQILPLNKQWESDEEFLTLPYKLNELKVLAQQLDGLSIHLDNQSALTTNEKGGIVKPREDMAIHSGSSDDSLIDQSHSTAVAQLSWQLESSPRNAPNDLRREDIINDIKKANDFIEKLGRCPGSQLISNEPVEQVSEEQKNDSLLAHIQNFSSKLEEMIQWLYEVAETTDNWMPPQPRMDSIKTSLDKCMAFRNDIKEHRGLTETVLKSGEHLLKSMTTTTPGLVGGNLSTRRKPTQTPGECADSTQTVTQAGNRT, encoded by the exons GGAGCTGATATGCAGGAGCTGAATAAAAGATATTCCTACCCACATTCTGGATGTTCATCGAGAGGGATACTGTCAGAAAGTGGGAGTGACAATGTGACCTACTCTTTGCCACGTGAATCCTTACAGTCTTCATACCCTGAATATCAGCCAAAATCTTCATTACCGTCAGTTTCTCAAGCGTATGATCCAGGTGGTAGATTTGATCTGAAAATGACCAGATTCAATGTTTCATCACCGAGAACACTAAAGAAACCTGAGGTTGAAAGAGCAAACAATCCGAGATGTCTCTCCACTCCGAAGTACAGTACTTGTCTAGATACATCCACTTTCTCTCAATGTGTACCAAAACAAAAAGCCACGATTAGCTCTCAAGATTTAAGCTTCAACAAATATCAGTCATTAGACCAAAATTTTAATGGGTGTCTTGCCTCTACCGTCTCCAACCATAAAGCTCTGTACAAGAAAGAGATGCAACCCTACTTATCAGAATACTGGACACCAAGCCACACTGATATTTTCAGGCCATTTAGGGACAGGATGTCACCTGATTGGGACCCTGATGAGGAATACCAAGCTCTGCTTGATTTTACGTATCCCTTAAGACCAGGGCATTTCACCCCCAAGGACTATTTAGAAGATGATGATTTGTCCTCTGACTCGTGTTTGAAGGATTCGGGCATCATGGATGACAGTTCTTTGCCCTCTCTGTCAAGTACATTAATAACAAACAATACATTGCCTGCTCACCAATCTGGTCCTAGCAACACTGCTAACCCTGCCTGGGGCCAGAGCAGCCACAGGGAGGATAATAATGTGGACTCTCCTCATCATTCCTCGAGTCCTTTACATATGTACAGGCAGCCATCCAATTGGACTTCTCATCCAAACTATAAAGCTGGCATGTTGACAAGAGTCTTTGTGGAAGGTCCTTCGACTAATAGAATGCAACTTTCAGAGGGTTCCATTAACCATGCAATGCCAGCTGATTTCACCATGGCCACTTCAGTTGTTGACTCCAGTCTTCTATCAAGGAACTCAAATGAAGAATCTTCCAATCTGTTAATCTCTGCAAAAGACCCTGCAGGTTTCGTACTAACAACACAAATCCTTCCCTTAAATAAGCAGTGGGAGAGCGATGAGGAGTTCCTAACTCTCCCATACAAGCTGAATGAATTGAAAGTCTTGGCTCAGCAATTGGACGGCCTCTCGATCCACTTGGATAACCAGTCAGCTTTGACAACCAACGAAAAAGGAGGGATTGTAAAGCCAAGAGAGGACATGGCCATTCACAGTGGCAGCTCTGACGATAGCCTTATTGACCAGAGCCACAGTACTGCAGTTGCCCAGTTAAGTTGGCAGTTGGAAAGTAGTCCTAGAAATGCACCCAACGATCTGAGGCGCGAAGATATAATCAATGATATAAAAAAGGCCAATGACTTTATTGAAAAGCTAGGCAGGTGTCCTGGTTCTCAACTGATATCCAATGAACCAGTGGAACAAGTATCTGAGGAGCAGAAGAATGATAGTCTCCTGGCTCACATTCAG AACTTCAGTTCTAAACTTGAAGAGATGATCCAATGGTTGTACGAGGTTGCTGAAACCACAGATAACTGGATGCCACCACAGCCCCGGATGGACAGTATCAAGACATCCCTGGATAAATGCATG GCTTTTAGGAATGATATTAAGGAACACAGAGGGCTGACTGAAACTGTATTAAAATCTGGAGAACACCTGCTCAAGTCAATGACCACCACCACCCCAG gacttgtgggaggaaacctgagcacccggaggaaacccacgcagacaccgggagaatgtgcagactccacacagacagtgacccaagccgggaatcgaacttga